CGGCATTCGGCTGCCCGAGCTCTTTCGTAATCGCAACCGCACTGACTTCCGCCGTAGCGAACATCGAGCCGACGAATACCAGGGCGAGCGTTATGATCTGCACCGGGCGCAGCCGAATTGCCGATCCTTGGGAAGCGCCGCGCTCCAGGTGACGCACCTTCGGTTCAGTAGACCGCTGCAGGACGAAAGCAGCCGTCCCGACCGCAAGGAAGATGGTGCTGACCAGAATCCCGGCTTCCGGAAACAGAGCGACCGCCAGCCCGACCGAGAGCGATGCGCCGGCGATGTAAACCAGTTCGTCCGCTGCCGACTCAAAGGCAAAGGCCGTGTTCAGCTCGGGACGGTCGCGGAATATCTCTGTCCAGCGCGCCCGCAACATCGCGGGAATGCTTGGCATCGCCGCCGCTAGAAACGCCGACGCGAACAGCGCCGATGCTGGCCAGTCCTGGTTCGCTCCCACGATGAGAGCAATAAAAGCCAGGACCGAGACTGCCGTGGTCGGCGCTATGACTGCCGACTGGCCGAGCCGATCGACCAGTCGTGAAATTTGCGGAGAGACAAGCGCATTTGTAAGGGCGAATGTTGCTGAAACCGCGCCCGCGATCCAATACTCCCCACGTGTCTGCGACAGCATGGCGACAATGCCGATCGGTGCCATGGCAATGGGCAGGCGCGCGAAAAAGCCCGCGGCGGAGAAGCCTTTCGCGCCCCGCACACTGAAGATCTCCCTGTAAGGATTAGACATGAGGTGTTCCTTCGTCATCAGGACGCCCACTTACATACGTAGCGTATGTGGACGGTAGTTGCATACGCGCCGTATGTCAAATAAAATACGCACCGTATGCGAAGAAGGAGACTCCATGAGCAAGCCGCGCCCGGTCATGATCGCCGAGACACGCGCGAAGTTGCTTGCCGCTGCCCGGCTCGCCTTCGGAACGGTAGGCTATGCCCAATCCTCAATGGATGATTTCACGGCAGGCGCGGGATTGACGCGTGGCGCGCTCTATCACCACTTCGGAGACAAAAAGGGGCTGCTGCAGGCGGTGATTCAAGAGTTGGATGCGGAGATGACGGCGCGGTTGCACAGTGTCTCGTCACGAGCACCCACGCGCTGGGAGGGCTTCGTCGACGAGTGTGTGGCCTATATCCAGATGGCGCTCGAGCCCGAAATTCAACGAATCATGTTTCGCGACGGCCCCGCCGTCCTCGGGGACATATCGCAGTGGCCAAGCACCAACGGCTGTATCGCAGCCCTCAGTCGGAGCCTGAGCCAACTCAAGGCGGACGGAGCGATTATCGACGTCGATGAAGAAGCGACCGCGCGCCTGATCAACGGTGCCAGCAGCCATGCTGCCTTGTGGATCGCCAACTCGGAGGCCCCGCAGGAAACATCGCAAAGAGCGGTGGAGGCGTTCCGGGTGCTGCTCGAGCGACTGAAGAGGCCTGACGCAGACACTGTCAAAGCTCGCGCCACGATTTCAACAACAGGATCTTGAACGAGCTTCAACACATCGGCGACAAGCGCCATCGACACCCGCGAGGCGCCTGCCCGCCACTTACTGAGCCGAACGGCCCTGGAGCCAGCGTTTCAGGATCGCCGCAAGTTCCTCTGGTGCTTCCATCGGGATCATATGCCCGGCCTCGACCAACTCCATGACCGCGCCAGGGATGCCATCGCGCAATTCCTCGGCCTCCTCGATACTGCGGAGGCGGTCCTGTGTTCCCGCGACGATGAGCGTGGCGCGGCGGATCTCGCCGAGACGTTCAAGATCGCCATCACGGCGAAACATTGTCTGCTGCTGAAAGACCCTGCCGCCGAGGCGAACGCTCATCGCATGGATCCGCTCGATCAAGTCAACGTCGTTGTGTCGATCCGGGTGAACAGAGGCGCGGAGGGAAGCAGTGCTGAGCCCCCGAAACGTGGCCGGATCGAATGCGGCGGCTGCCGACCTGCGCCGAGCTTGAATTTCCCCATCTCCCCGCGCGGAGGTGGCGATCAGCACGAGCGACGATATCCGCTGTGGTGCAAGCCGTACCATCTCGCGCGCGACGTAACCTCCCATGGAGAAACCGACGAGCATGAACTGCTCTGGCGCGTCAATCAGTGCTTGTCTCGCCATGTCCTCAATCGACTGCGCCCGCGTCGGATCGACATGGACGATTTGGCCGCTGATATGCAGCCGGCGGAGCATGTCCGACCATAGCTCGCCGTCGGTCATGAAACCGGGGACAAGGACGATGTTCATCCGTTCGGTTCTTTCAAATGGTCTCACCGCTCAACCTGCCAAGCCTGCGGTCTTCTACGAGGGAGATCCGACCGGGCATTGAGCCGAGCGAATCGCCGCAATGCTATATATTTTTAACCGGCTATGCCTCGGGCAACATGCAGTAGCGGATGCGGAAGGAAGCGTGAGGAATGCTGGCAAGGAACGCTGGTGCTTGAACCATCTGGCTCCCCGCTTGAGGCTTGATGAAGAGCCGGAATTACCTGAATAAAATCAATGTGGTGCAGAGGACCGGGAGACTTTCCGACCGGCCCGCGCGGCGGGACCGGCCGGCTTGTCCGTCAAATTTCTACGGTCAAGAAGTCCGAAAGCGGCAGTTGCAGCGCGGATGCGATACGCTTCAGCTTCGCTGGAGTTTTATCCAGACCGCTTTCAATCTCACTGATTTCGACGTTGGCGAGGCCACAAGTGACAGCAAGGTCTTCGATGCTGTAGCCGACAGCCTCACGGGCGGCCCGGACACGGGCGGCCACGTCGTTGCTGACGACGGCGGCGGCTTGCTGATTGTCAAAACTTTCGAGTGAAATGGACATAAATGTCTCCTTCTCTTGGCATTGAATTTTTTTAAATTCGATGTTGAGGGGGGTGACACGCGCCTTGGCGACGGCGGTAACGTTTTATGTCATCGATGTAACATAGACAAGCCACCATACCGCGAAACGCACTGCAACCGGCTCGCGCCACGCTACCAAAATCGAATGCAATCACGCTCTTGACGTCGTTGTGTGCGCTCACGGGATTTCTAACATCCGGAGGCGAGATCCTGCCCCTATACTCAAAACGCTGTTTCCAGCGGGCGCCGTTGGCCATAAACTGGAATCATGAGGGTTTCTAGTTTCACTGCATTTCAGCACCTCCGGATCTTCAGTGGCATATTCGCTTTGCATAGGCTGCTGCTCGACACGCGAACGCGACATCGCGACAGCAGCAATGAGGCCGGATGTCTTGGTTCTTCACAGAATAGACAGTTGCCGCCGACCCCTGTAACCGGCTCCGCCGGCTGGAGGCGGCACTCCGCGGAATTGTTTCCGTCGCCGGGCCAAGTGCGGCCGCAAGATCCTCCAATCCGATGGTGGTGCCCCACTCTGGACGATAGCCCAGCCTGCCGCATCCGAACGGCTTTGGCGGATTGCCCCTTCTGAAGGGAAGGAACCGAAGATGACGAATCAAGCCGGAGCGAACGCAGCACCTAAGCCCGCGGGCGCGGAGGGCACGAGCCTCCGGGACCAGTTCGACATGATGCGCCATGCCTTCATGGCGTCCCCGCTGCTGAAGACAATCCTCTGGCTTACGGCCGGCAGCTTCGCGATCATCATTGCGACAGCGATCGGGCAGATCATCCTCAACCGCTGGAACCGGCCTTTCTTTGACGCGATCGAGCGGCGCGATCTCGACGCCTTTTTCTATCAGCTCCTGTTGTTTGTCTTCATCGCCGGCGGCCTGCTGGTGCTCAATGTCACGCAGCAATGGCTCAACCAGATGGTGCGATTGAGGCTGCGCGAGGGGCTGACGCTCGACTTGATCAACGAATGGATGCGGCCGCTGCGCGCGTTCCGGCTTGCCAACTCCGGTGCAATGGGCATCAATCCGGACCAGAGAATGCAGGAGGACGCCGGCCATCTTGCCGATCTCACCACCGATCTCGGTTTCGGCCTTCTGCAGTCGTCCATCCTCCTCACATCGTTCGTGAGCGTCCTCTGGGCGCTCTCGTCGGGCTTTGTTTTCCACATCGGCGGCTACTCGCTCGAGATCCCGGGCTATATGGTCTGGGCAGCGATCCTTTACGCCGGCTCGGCATCCTGGCTGAGTTGGCTTGTCGGGCGGCGTCTGATCGTCTTGAACGGGGATCGATACGCACGCGAAGCGGAACTGCGTTTCTCGCTGATGCATGTCAGCGAACATATCGATGCCATATCGCTTGCCGGGGGCGAGACCGGCGAGCGGCGGCGTCTGGAACTCGATCTCGCAACCGTGCTCCGGGCCATGCGCAATATCTACCGTGCCCAGATCAATCTTGGCTGGGTCCAGGACGGCTATGGCTGGGTCACGGTTGTGGCGCCGATCCTGGTCGCCGCGCCCGTCTATTTCGCCGGCGAGATCAGCTTCGGCGGCCTGATGATGGCTGTCGGCGCCTTCAACCAGGTGCACACGTCGCTCAAATGGTTCGTCGCCAATATCAGCGCCATCGCCGACTGGCGGGCGACGCTTCTGCGCGTCGCCGCCTTCCGCCGCGCCATGATCATGACGGACGTCCTGCACGACGCGGAAAAACGGATCGAATTCGTCGAGAACGACACGAACAAGCTCACCTTCGACAATCTCGAAGTCGCGTCGTCGAGCGGACGTACCAGGCTTTCCGAACCGCATATCGAGATCGGCGCCGGTCAGCGCGTAGTCATCAGCGGCGACCCCCGCGCAGGAAAGACGCTGCTCTTCCGGGCGCTCGCAAGGCTTTGGCCCTGGGGAAGCGGACGCGTCGGGTTGCCGGCTGGCGAGATGGTCGCGTTCATCCCGCGCTCCCCGTATTTTCCGCGGGGCAAACTGCGCGACGCGCTTTCCTATCCGCGCGCTGGTGACTTCTCGGATGCGAGCCTTGTTGCTGCCCTTTCGAAAGTCGGGCTTGATCAGCTGACCACGTTGCTCGATCGTGAAGCGCGCTGGGAGCGCGAACTGAGCGATGACGAACAACGTTCACTCGCCTTCGCACGGCTTATTCTCCATCGGCCGCGCTGGGTGATCATCGATGAGGCACTCGAGACGATGGATGGGGAAGCGATGAAGCTGGCCCTATCCATCTTCGAGGACGACCTGCGCGATACCGCCGTCGTCAAGATCGGCCGCACGCCGCGGAACGGACCACTGTTCTCCCGTGTCATCCATCTCGTGAAGGAGGCCGAAGGTCCCGTACTGAAGCCCATTCACCTTGGCGCTAGCCTGCACGAGAAGGAACTCGCGGCAAGCGCGTCTTGACGGCGCTATGGCTTCGGCGCTCGCATTCCGAAGTCATCATGCTTCGAGATCAGGGAACGGATATAGCGCTTTGAAATAACGTCAACTCTATACAATGTGGAATTGCTTCAGACGCCGCGCTTGTTGCCCCAGAGCAGAACATGCAGTTGCGGCAGGACGCGCGCCTCGAACCAGCGGTCCTCAGTGACCTTGGCGACCAGCCAGAGCGTGCGCTCCATTATGCCGTCGATGTCGATCGCCGCATTGTCGTCATCGGCGGGCGGCGGTGTGTGGTTCCCGGGTTGCAGATAGACGGGCAGTTGCGGATAACGCGCCGCCGCGGCCTTGGCATAGGCATAATCCGCCTCGTCGAACACGACGATCTTCAGCACCGTTTGCGGTCTGCCCCCAGACATTCGCAGACATACGTCGAATGCCTGCCAGTCCGTTTCCATCGAACTCGACGGCGGCTTCGGGCTCAGCACCAACACGTCCAAGTCGGCAAACCAGTCCCTAGCAACCGATCCCTGCGTTTCGAGGGCAAAACGGTAGCCGTGGCGATGGCCGCGATCGATGAGTCCGCCAAGCGGCTGGATGGCCGGATTGCCGCCGGAGAGCGAAACCATAAGCGGCTTTCCGTCAGACAACCGCGTGACCTCGCGCCAGACATCCTCCGTGGACATCGCCTGCCATTCGTCGCGATAGCGGCTGTCGACCGCATGCATGCTGTCGCACCAGGAGCAACGATAGTCGCATCCGCCGGTCCTGACAAAGACGGTCGGTAGGCCGATCAGCACGCCCTCACCTTGTATCGTCGGCCCGAAAATCTCGCTGACGCGGATCTCGACAGATCTTTCGGAGGTCATGGCCGGTATTCCGCCCAGGTCTTCGCCGTTTCGCTGACGCGCACCGCGGTCGTCTCCGGAAGTCGTGCCTTGCACCAGTCGTAGAAGTGCTGCGCCAGACATTCCGCCGTCACGCGGTCGTGGCCGAGAACGTCGTTGAGATGCCGGTGATCGAAGGTCTCGTCGATGTAGCGCTTCAACGGCGCGAGCTCATGATAGTCGCGGACGAAACCGTGTTCGTTCAACGTTTCGGCCGAAAGCTCGACCTCGACGACATAGTTGTGCCCGTGCAGGCGGGCGCACTGATGCTCGGGCGGCAGGCTCGTCAGCTGATGCGAGGCGGAGAAATGAAATTCCTTGGTGATGCGGAACATCATTTCACCTCCTCGGCGGAGAAGGCGCTTG
The genomic region above belongs to Sinorhizobium mexicanum and contains:
- a CDS encoding alpha/beta fold hydrolase, with translation MNIVLVPGFMTDGELWSDMLRRLHISGQIVHVDPTRAQSIEDMARQALIDAPEQFMLVGFSMGGYVAREMVRLAPQRISSLVLIATSARGDGEIQARRRSAAAAFDPATFRGLSTASLRASVHPDRHNDVDLIERIHAMSVRLGGRVFQQQTMFRRDGDLERLGEIRRATLIVAGTQDRLRSIEEAEELRDGIPGAVMELVEAGHMIPMEAPEELAAILKRWLQGRSAQ
- a CDS encoding MFS transporter, translated to MSNPYREIFSVRGAKGFSAAGFFARLPIAMAPIGIVAMLSQTRGEYWIAGAVSATFALTNALVSPQISRLVDRLGQSAVIAPTTAVSVLAFIALIVGANQDWPASALFASAFLAAAMPSIPAMLRARWTEIFRDRPELNTAFAFESAADELVYIAGASLSVGLAVALFPEAGILVSTIFLAVGTAAFVLQRSTEPKVRHLERGASQGSAIRLRPVQIITLALVFVGSMFATAEVSAVAITKELGQPNAASLVIGVYAIGSFVVGLVIGALNPSMPLQRQLLIAVSVLAVTALPLTVADTVPLLALAVFVSGIAISPTFITAFGLIERRVPDSMLTEGVTWVMTGIGIGMALGAFVAGWVVDNFGAQNGFFVSVIAGVASVAIIALGQRTLAGGRMEAAAGTLPQPAAE
- the queE gene encoding 7-carboxy-7-deazaguanine synthase QueE, producing the protein MTSERSVEIRVSEIFGPTIQGEGVLIGLPTVFVRTGGCDYRCSWCDSMHAVDSRYRDEWQAMSTEDVWREVTRLSDGKPLMVSLSGGNPAIQPLGGLIDRGHRHGYRFALETQGSVARDWFADLDVLVLSPKPPSSSMETDWQAFDVCLRMSGGRPQTVLKIVVFDEADYAYAKAAAARYPQLPVYLQPGNHTPPPADDDNAAIDIDGIMERTLWLVAKVTEDRWFEARVLPQLHVLLWGNKRGV
- a CDS encoding TetR/AcrR family transcriptional regulator, with translation MSKPRPVMIAETRAKLLAAARLAFGTVGYAQSSMDDFTAGAGLTRGALYHHFGDKKGLLQAVIQELDAEMTARLHSVSSRAPTRWEGFVDECVAYIQMALEPEIQRIMFRDGPAVLGDISQWPSTNGCIAALSRSLSQLKADGAIIDVDEEATARLINGASSHAALWIANSEAPQETSQRAVEAFRVLLERLKRPDADTVKARATISTTGS
- a CDS encoding helix-turn-helix domain-containing protein encodes the protein MSISLESFDNQQAAAVVSNDVAARVRAAREAVGYSIEDLAVTCGLANVEISEIESGLDKTPAKLKRIASALQLPLSDFLTVEI
- the queD gene encoding 6-carboxytetrahydropterin synthase QueD, with the translated sequence MFRITKEFHFSASHQLTSLPPEHQCARLHGHNYVVEVELSAETLNEHGFVRDYHELAPLKRYIDETFDHRHLNDVLGHDRVTAECLAQHFYDWCKARLPETTAVRVSETAKTWAEYRP
- a CDS encoding ABC transporter ATP-binding protein/permease, with product MTNQAGANAAPKPAGAEGTSLRDQFDMMRHAFMASPLLKTILWLTAGSFAIIIATAIGQIILNRWNRPFFDAIERRDLDAFFYQLLLFVFIAGGLLVLNVTQQWLNQMVRLRLREGLTLDLINEWMRPLRAFRLANSGAMGINPDQRMQEDAGHLADLTTDLGFGLLQSSILLTSFVSVLWALSSGFVFHIGGYSLEIPGYMVWAAILYAGSASWLSWLVGRRLIVLNGDRYAREAELRFSLMHVSEHIDAISLAGGETGERRRLELDLATVLRAMRNIYRAQINLGWVQDGYGWVTVVAPILVAAPVYFAGEISFGGLMMAVGAFNQVHTSLKWFVANISAIADWRATLLRVAAFRRAMIMTDVLHDAEKRIEFVENDTNKLTFDNLEVASSSGRTRLSEPHIEIGAGQRVVISGDPRAGKTLLFRALARLWPWGSGRVGLPAGEMVAFIPRSPYFPRGKLRDALSYPRAGDFSDASLVAALSKVGLDQLTTLLDREARWERELSDDEQRSLAFARLILHRPRWVIIDEALETMDGEAMKLALSIFEDDLRDTAVVKIGRTPRNGPLFSRVIHLVKEAEGPVLKPIHLGASLHEKELAASAS